The Euphorbia lathyris chromosome 2, ddEupLath1.1, whole genome shotgun sequence genome includes a window with the following:
- the LOC136220082 gene encoding DNA replication complex GINS protein SLD5 has protein sequence MASGSADESAIPMMDDYQTLISTTDVELLKTAWRNEKAAPEILQFEAALVQRIKEQIELAEQNVEISEADNVDPLTVSLYQMDLDRTQFLLRSYFRVRLQKIEEYLFHILKTDHLLNRLSKQEQVFARRCTDDLGNHLDDTVLSKLPDNYQSILKQSTTSETDDMVPEPRLDTFVICKAKQYLSNMDFEPDYSMEITEMEKDLLTFVCYKFIKKPLEMGKIDLV, from the exons ATGGCTTCGGGATCTGCAGATGAGTCGGCGATTCCGATGATGGATGATTATCAGACTTTGATTTCGACGACTGATGTTGAGCTATTGAAGACAGCTTGGCGTAACGAGAAGGCGGCACCGGAGATTCTTCAGTTTGAAGCTGCTTTGGTTCAGAGGATTAAAGAGCAGATTGAATTGGCG GAACAAAACGTGGAGATATCTGAAGCTGACAATGTAGATCCTTTAACAGTGTCACTTTATCAGATGGATCTCGACAGGACCCAGTTTCTGTTGAGATCATATTTCCGAGTTCGCCTACAAAAG ATTGAGGAGTACTTGTTCCACATTTTAAAAACGGACCACCTTCTGAATCGGCTTTCCAAGCAGGAGCAAGTGTTTGCACGAAG GTGCACCGATGATTTGGGAAATCATCTCGATGACACTGTTCTGTCAAAATTGCCTGATAATTATCAGTCCATACTGAAACAATCCACAACAAGTGAAACTGACGATATGG TCCCAGAACCGCGACTTGACACATTTGTTATTTGCAAAGCCAAACAGTATCTCTCTAACATGGACTTCGAGCCAGACTACAG TATGGAAATTACGGAAATGGAGAAAGATTTGCTTACTTTCGTATGTTACAAATTTATCAAAAAGCCTCTAGAGATGGGCAAAATAGACTTGGTTTAG